From a single Nostoc sp. MS1 genomic region:
- a CDS encoding IS982 family transposase, with product MSTIVSRLDITQVFCDVDDFCKQWEQLWQVIPQLPSITGERRSRSRMSISEVMTIVIAFHGSGYRTFKEFYTLHVLPGWRGAFPNLVSYNRFVELMPWCLMLLCCFLHTRTGEITGISFIDSTPINVCHNCRAHAHKVFKGLVNWGKNSVGWHFGFKLHLIINDQGELLAFKLTSANVDDRKPVPEMTEDLIGKLFGDRGYVSQKLFEELYERGLELITKSKKNMKNRLVKLLDKILLRKRAVIESVNDHLKNICQIEHSRHRSPLNFLVNLMAGLAAYTYLPKKPSIDIYPKDLPALPPAIF from the coding sequence ATGTCTACTATTGTATCTCGCCTCGATATTACACAAGTATTCTGTGATGTAGATGATTTCTGTAAACAGTGGGAACAGTTATGGCAAGTGATCCCACAGCTACCATCGATAACAGGAGAACGTCGTAGTCGCTCAAGGATGAGCATATCGGAAGTGATGACAATAGTCATTGCCTTTCATGGTAGTGGATATCGAACATTTAAGGAATTTTATACATTGCACGTACTACCTGGTTGGCGTGGGGCATTTCCCAACTTGGTGAGCTACAACAGATTTGTAGAATTGATGCCGTGGTGCTTAATGCTGTTGTGCTGCTTTTTGCATACAAGGACAGGAGAAATTACGGGAATTAGTTTTATTGATTCAACGCCTATTAATGTGTGCCATAATTGCCGCGCCCATGCACATAAAGTATTTAAAGGATTAGTAAATTGGGGCAAAAACTCGGTCGGTTGGCACTTCGGATTCAAACTTCATTTGATAATTAATGACCAAGGTGAATTGTTGGCATTTAAATTAACTTCTGCCAACGTAGATGACCGCAAGCCAGTGCCAGAAATGACTGAGGATTTGATTGGCAAACTGTTTGGTGACCGAGGATATGTTTCACAAAAATTATTTGAAGAGTTATACGAACGAGGTTTAGAGCTAATTACTAAATCCAAGAAAAACATGAAAAATCGCTTGGTCAAGTTGCTTGATAAAATTTTGTTACGTAAACGAGCAGTCATTGAATCAGTGAATGACCATCTCAAAAATATTTGTCAAATAGAACACTCTCGACATCGTAGTCCACTTAACTTTTTGGTTAATTTAATGGCAGGCTTGGCAGCTTATACTTATTTGCCTAAAAAACCATCTATTGATATTTATCCAAAAGACTTGCCTGCTCTACCTCCTGCCATTTTTTAG